A stretch of Pempheris klunzingeri isolate RE-2024b chromosome 19, fPemKlu1.hap1, whole genome shotgun sequence DNA encodes these proteins:
- the LOC139219020 gene encoding proteinase-activated receptor 3, which produces MGKLLLFLVFALCLSGALPKKGKKRTKERRNSSEVLVPVPRTFKGDPVIQNDFFLVLNGTQAPISGGGDSPALQSVSNSTVGYLHSPLSTRVIPIIYLLVVAVGVPANVAILCTLASKIRKVSSAILYCSLAVSDLLLLLSLFFKAHYHLHGNHWELGEAACRVVTACFYGNLYCSAQTLACISIKRYLAVVHPFMYKSLPKRMLTAWVSVAVWVVFGAAMVPELLFQQSYWLPEAGRTTCHDVLPLDHDSHVFLLSYNLVLTFLGLLVPLVATVVCYARIVCELNRSHHDWAMYIKASSLVFVIFLLCFTPAGVLHFLHYVQLFVDGTESLYVPFNVAVCLCCLHACLDPFLFLLMSKSAGSRLYIRAFKDKTLSSSF; this is translated from the exons ATGGGGAAACTTCTCCTTTTCCTCGTTTTTGCTCTCTGTCTAAGTGGTGCGCTTCCAAAAAAAG GGAAAAAGAGAACTAAAGAGCGCAGGAACAGCTCCGAGGTTTTGGTCCCCGTGCCCAGAACATTCAAAGGGGACCCAGTCATTCAGAATGATTTCTTTCTTGTCCTAAATGGGACACAAGCCCCCATTTCAGGGGGAGGGGACTCTCCAGCACTGCAGTCAGTAAGCAACAGCACAGTCGGCTACCTCCACAGCCCTCTGAGCACGCGGGTCATCCCCATTATTTATCTGTTGGTCGTTGCAGTCGGGGTCCCGGCCAACGTGGCCATCTTGTGCACGCTGGCCTCCAAGATTCGAAAAGTTTCCTCTGCCATCCTCTACTGCAGCCTGGCTGTCTccgacctcctcctcctcctctccctcttcttcaaGGCTCACTACCATCTCCATGGAAACCACTGGGAGCTCGGAGAGGCTGCCTGTCGAGTGGTCACGGCCTGTTTCTATGGCAACCTCTACTGCTCAGCCCAGACGCTGGCCTGCATCAGCATCAAGCGCTACCTGGCTGTGGTGCACCCTTTCATGTACAAAAGCCTGCCCAAGAGGATGCTCACCGCCTGGGTCAGCGTGGCTGTGTGGGTGGTGTTTGGTGCCGCCATGGTGCCCGAGCTCCTATTCCAGCAGAGCTATTGGCTCCCTGAGGCGGGCCGCACCACCTGCCATGACGTATTGCCCCTGGACCATGACTCCCACGTCTTCCTGCTCTCCTACAACCTGGTTCTGACCTTCCTCGGCCTCCTGGTGCCACTGGTGGCCACGGTCGTGTGCTACGCCCGAATTGTCTGTGAGCTCAACCGATCCCACCACGACTGGGCGATGTACATCAAGGCCAGCTCACTGGTGTTTGTCAtcttcctgctgtgtttcaccCCCGCCGGAGTGCTGCACTTCCTGCATTACGTGCAGCTGTTTGTGGATGGAACAGAGAGCCTGTATGTGCCCTTTAAcgtggctgtgtgtttgtgctgcctCCACGCCTGCCTGGAccccttcctctttctcctcatgTCCAAGTCTGCAGGCTCCAGGCTTTACATCCGGGCCTTCAAGGACAAGACCCTGAGCAGTTCTTTCTAA